A genome region from Salvia splendens isolate huo1 chromosome 19, SspV2, whole genome shotgun sequence includes the following:
- the LOC121780058 gene encoding myb-related protein 306-like, which yields MGRPPCCDKIGVKKGPWTPEEDIILVSYIQEHGPGNWRAVPSNTGLLRCSKSCRLRWTNYLRPGIKRGNFNEQEEKMIIHLQALLGNRWAAIASYIPQRTDNDIKNYWNTHLRKKLGKNQGHDPDRIENGAAASGSVSKGKWERRLQTNIHTAKQALCEALSLDKSTTTTLASSSSVYAASAENISRLLQNWMKGAPKSEEAGSSYSGDQNPSLGLSSSPSEGAATFARSNSDISVENGNLKADCGETQMPFGLLDKWLFDGAEVQGQDGDFVEMALRETADLF from the exons ATGGGAAGACCACCTTGTTGTGACAAAATTGGTGTGAAGAAAGGGCCATGGACTCCTGAAGAAGATATCATCCTTGTTTCTTACATTCAAGAACATGGGCCTGGAAATTGGAGAGCTGTTCCTTCTAATACAg GTTTGCTCCGGTGCAGCAAGAGTTGTCGTCTCCGGTGGACTAACTATCTCCGGCCGGGAATCAAGCGCGGCAATTTCAACGAGCAAGAAGAGAAAATGATCATCCACCTCCAAGCTCTTCTTGGCAACCG aTGGGCTGCGATAGCGTCGTACATACCGCAGAGAACAGACAACGACATCAAGAACTACTGGAACACGCATCTACGAAAGAAGCTTGGGAAGAACCAAGGCCACGATCCCGACCGTATCGAAAATGGCGCGGCCGCCTCGGGATCGGTTTCCAAGGGCAAATGGGAGAGGCGTCTCCAAACAAATATCCACACGGCCAAACAGGCCTTATGCGAGGCCCTCTCTCTAGACAAATCGACGACGACGACGCTCGCGTCGTCGTCGTCTGTCTATGCAGCAAGCGCTGAGAACATTTCTCGCTTGCTGCAAAATTGGATGAAAGGGGCGCCGAAAAGCGAGGAGGCGGGATCGAGCTACAGCGGAGATCAGAACCCCTCGCTCGGGCTCAGCTCGAGCCCAAGCGAGGGGGCGGCGACCTTCGCTCGCTCGAATTCGGACATCTCTGTGGAGAATGGGAATTTGAAGGCGGATTGTGGAGAGACGCAAATGCCCTTCGGATTGCTGGATAAGTGGCTGTTTGATGGGGCAGAGGTGCAGGGGCAAGATGGGGATTTCGTGGAGATGGCCTTGAGGGAAACTGCTGATTTGTTttga
- the LOC121778296 gene encoding uncharacterized protein LOC121778296 — MAAAAFLRLPSASLSLPLQSSRPISPRVTKSLIFKVKASTSVDYSSPSKPISTTNSGSWKWKYGGNSVNIHFERLENGGAGADQPRKDILLVPTISDVSTVEEWRGVAEEIVGRDGGGINWSATIVDWPGLGYSDRPKLDYNADVMERFLVDFVTAPDSPVASFVADNDYVVFGGGHAATVAVKATRKGSLKPQAIAAVAPTWAGPLPIVFGKDSSMETRYGLLRGTLRAPALGWMMYNVLVSNEKSITSQYKSHVYADPENVTPDIIDSRYALTKRKGARYVPAAFLTGMLDPVGSREEFVRLFAGLEGNVPVLVVSATDAPKRSKAEMEALRGAKGVSKFVEVPGALLPQEEYPKVVAEELYRFLLENFESKA, encoded by the exons ATGGCGGCCGCCGCATTTCTCCGTCTTCCGTCAGCATCCCTTTCCCTACCACTCCAATCCTCCCGCCCAATCTCTCCCCGCGTTACCAAATCCCTAATTTTCAAAGTCAAGGCATCGACATCCGTTGACTACTCCTCCCCGTCGAAGCCTATCTCCACGACCAATTCCGGAAGCTGGAAGTGGAAATACGGAGGAAATTCCGTCAATATCCACTTCGAGCGTCTTGAGAACGGCGGCGCCGGCGCCGATCAGCCGCGGAAGGACATCCTTCTGGTGCCGACGATTTCCGACGTTAGCACCGTTGAGGAGTGGAGAGGCGTTGCTGAGGAGATCGTCGGGAGGGACGGCGGCGGGATCAATTGGAGCGCGACGATTGTGGATTGGCCTGGGCTGGGATACTCGGACCGGCCGAAGCTCGATTACAATGCCGATGTGATGGAGAGGTTTTTGGTGGATTTCGTCACTGCGCCGGATAGCCCCGTTGCTAGCTTCGTTGCAG ATAATGACTATGTGGTCTTCGGAGGAGGGCATGCTGCAACGGTAGCTGTTAAGGCGACAAGAAAAGGTTCCTTGAAGCCACAGGCCATTGCTGCCGTTGCACCAACCTGGGCCGGCCCCCTTCCCATCGTGTTTGGTAAAGATTCGAGTATGGAAACTAG GTACGGCCTTCTAAGAGGGACATTGAGGGCTCCTGCTCTGGGCTGGATGATGTACAACGTTCTTGTCAGCAACGAAAAGTCAATCACGTCGCAGTACAAATCCCACGTGTATGCCGACCCCGAAAACGTCACCCCTGATATTATTGACAGCCGATATGCACTCACCAAAAGAAAGGGGGCCCGTTATGTGCCAGCTGCGTTTCTGACTGGAATGCTCGATCCAGTGGGTTCCAGAGAGGAGTTTGTTCGACTATTCGCTGGACTAGAGGGAAACGTGCCAGTCCTCGTTGTCTCAGCCACGGATGCACCAAAAAGGTCAAAAGCTGAAATGGAGGCTCTAAGGGGAGCAAAGGGTGTAAGCAAATTCGTGGAAGTCCCGGGCGCTCTTCTGCCTCAGGAGGAGTATCCGAAGGTTGTTGCCGAAGAACTGTACCGGTTTTTGCTGGAGAATTTTGAATCGAAAGCTTAA
- the LOC121778331 gene encoding pentatricopeptide repeat-containing protein At1g74630, which translates to MKQLSLLSSCKSLRSLQQLQAHATKSSLDADPLFAGKLLLHCAVHISDAHDYAERLLLHSPNPNAFMYNAVIRGFSDSDSPRRSISTFSLMLRNLSSQIDSFTLAFSLKSAANLRCLRTGAQLHCQALLRGLETHIFVGTTLVSMYGECGRVEFARDVFDEIPEPNTVTWNALLTAFFRRGDVGGAERVFAAMPAKSPTSYNLMLGGYAKLGEFAIAGKVFDEMPLKDEVSWSTMILGLAQHGWYEEAFACFLRLRRVGTRPNEVSLTGVLSACAQAGALEFAKMVHCFVEKVGLIWITPVNNALMDTYSKCGSVDMARLVFERMPGKRSIVSWTTLIAGLAMQGHGEEALALFLEMEGSGVEPDATAFVALLYACTHAGLVEEGSEMFDKMSNLYRLDPEIEHYGCMVDLYGRAGQLARAYEFVIQMPIPPNDVIWRTLLGACSFHENVHLAEKARDKLSEIDPNNSGDRVLLSNIYAVAGKWRDAAAVRRSMAELKLRKSPGWSRIEVDKMVYMFVAGVRGDDATREAYEKLGEVMSRIRVEGGYVPEVVSVLHDVEEEEKEGAVAAHSEKLAVAFGMARSGGARRVRVVKNLRVCRDCHNVMKLISKVYELEIVLRDRSRFHCFKNGNCSCKDYW; encoded by the coding sequence ATGAAACAATTATCTCTCTTGAGCAGCTGCAAATCCCTTCGATCCCTCCAACAACTGCAAGCCCACGCCACCAAATCCTCCCTCGACGCCGACCCTCTCTTCGCCGGCAAGCTCCTTCTTCACTGCGCCGTCCACATCTCCGACGCCCATGACTACGCCGagcgcctcctcctccactcCCCGAACCCCAACGCCTTCATGTACAACGCCGTCATCCGCGGCTTCTCCGATTCCGACTCCCCCCGCCGCTCCATCTCCACCTTCTCCCTCATGCTCAGGAATCTCAGCTCCCAAATCGACAGCTTCACCCTCGCATTCTCCCTCAAATCCGCCGCGAATCTCCGCTGCCTCCGCACCGGGGCTCAGCTGCACTGCCAGGCGCTGCTGCGTGGGCTCGAAACCCACATCTTCGTCGGGACTACCTTGGTCAGCATGTATGGTGAATGCGGCCGTGTTGAGTTTGCACGCGACGTGTTCGACGAAATTCCTGAGCCAAACACCGTGACGTGGAACGCGCTGCTGACAGCTTTCTTCCGGCGCGGAGATGTCGGGGGTGCGGAGAGGGTGTTTGCTGCGATGCCGGCGAAGAGCCCGACCTCGTATAACTTGATGCTCGGAGGGTACGCGAAATTGGGGGAGTTCGCGATTGCGGGGaaggtgtttgatgaaatgccgCTGAAGGATGAAGTGTCTTGGAGCACGATGATTCTGGGACTGGCGCAACACGGCTGGTACGAGGAGGCGTTTGCGTGTTTCCTGAGGCTGCGTAGGGTTGGGACGAGGCCGAATGAGGTGAGCTTAACCGGGGTTCTATCTGCGTGCGCGCAAGCAGGGGCGCTGGAGTTTGCGAAAATGGTGCATTGCTTTGTTGAGAAAGTTGGTTTGATTTGGATCACTCCTGTGAACAACGCGTTAATGGATACTTACTCCAAGTGCGGGAGCGTGGATATGGCTCGTCTCGTGTTTGAGAGGATGCCAGGGAAGAGGAGTATCGTCTCTTGGACAACGCTGATCGCGGGCCTAGCAATGCAAGGTCACGGTGAGGAAGCGCTTGCTCTGTTTCTTGAAATGGAGGGCTCTGGTGTCGAACCTGATGCTACCGCGTTCGTTGCCCTGCTCTACGCGTGCACGCACGCTGGTCTGGTCGAGGAAGGGAGTGAGATGTTCGATAAAATGTCCAACCTATATAGGCTCGATCCTGAGATTGAGCATTATGGATGTATGGTTGATCTATACGGCCGGGCCGGCCAGCTCGCTCGTGCGTACGAATTCGTgattcagatgccgatcccccCCAACGACGTCATCTGGCGGACGCTTCTTGGCGCGTGCAGCTTCCACGAAAACGTGCACCTCGCGGAGAAGGCGAGGGACAAGCTCTCGGAGATTGATCCAAACAACTCTGGCGACCGCGTCCTGTTGTCAAACATCTACGCCGTCGCAGGGAAGTGGAGGGACGCGGCCGCGGTGAGAAGGTCGATGGCGGAGCTCAAGCTGAGGAAGAGCCCGGGCTGGAGTAGGATCGAGGTCGATAAGATGGTGTATATGTTCGTAGCCGGTGTGAGGGGGGATGACGCGACGAGGGAGGCGTACGAGAAGCTCGGTGAGGTGATGTCGAGGATCCGGGTTGAAGGAGGGTACGTCCCGGAGGTTGTGAGCGTCCTGCACGacgtggaggaggaggagaaggagggcGCGGTGGCTGCGCACAGCGAGAAGTTGGCAGTCGCGTTCGGGATGGCGAGGTCGGGTGGGGCCCGGAGGGTCAGGGTTGTGAAGAACTTGAGAGTTTGTAGGGATTGTCATAAtgtgatgaagttgatttcaaAGGTTTATGAGTTAGAGATTGTGCTGAGAGATAGGAGTAGGTTTCATTGTTTCAAGAATGGGAATTGCTCTTGCAAAGATTATTGGTGA
- the LOC121780023 gene encoding protein PHYTOCHROME KINASE SUBSTRATE 3-like: METQDGSNGSLRVDSFSCYLDKAKESLVHRVSAQDHNNMTIKFSGGGGLRVDSFSRASDHNLLFQVPAPVPDPTAAFSFSHQSAEIGVFGADRYFNTMKLQYPTTAAAAAPRRAATTSGSGSESELSAATTSNSQTNLLRSNQSIQLKQKKAAAASAVTAARLFTGFSCRSPCFGNKSVRINEFVVSPAKNQLIEKIEESRRSIEVFGSSRKIRVSKGRNDVATNMERKLSMLTWDAIPVGGSNNLPTSTIGSSGGGGGDAESDGSSDLFEIEDVSGSIYSVLEGADAAADNEPSCVMSPATSLYAPSEASIQWSVVTASAADFSSALSEFNDDSVSVAAAAAKPRANSNQGQKSRPSHGLLGCKSVKAVDVANENVCVKVKNKTLIN, from the coding sequence ATGGAGACTCAAGACGGCAGCAACGGTAGCCTTCGCGTTGATTCGTTCTCGTGCTACCTCGATAAAGCCAAAGAGAGCCTCGTCCACCGCGTCTCCGCCCAAGACCACAACAACATGACCATCAAATtctccggcggcggcggcctCCGAGTCGACTCGTTCTCCCGCGCCTCGGACCACAACCTCCTCTTCCAAGTCCCCGCCCCCGTCCCGGACCCCACCGCCGCCTTCTCCTTCTCCCACCAATCCGCCGAGATCGGTGTCTTCGGCGCCGACCGCTACTTTAATACTATGAAGCTTCAATAccccaccaccgccgccgccgcagcccCCCGCCGCGCCGCCACGAcctcgggatcgggatcggagTCGGAATTGTCCGCCGCTACAACGTCGAACAGCCAAACCAATCTCCTCCGATCAAATCAATCGATTCAATTAAAGCAGAAGaaagccgccgccgcctccgcagTTACCGCCGCTCGCCTCTTCACCGGATTCAGCTGCAGAAGCCCCTGCTTCGGCAATAAATCCGTCCGAATCAACGAATTCGTCGTCTCTCCGGCGAAGAATCAGCTAATTGAGAAGATCGAAGAGTCGCGGCGATCGATTGAAGTCTTCGGATCGTCtcgcaaaattagggtttcgaAAGGGCGAAATGACGTGGCGACGAACATGGAGCGGAAGCTGTCGATGCTGACGTGGGACGCGATTCCGGTGGGCGGGAGCAACAACCTCCCGACTTCAACCATCGgaagcagcggcggcggcggcggcgacgcggAGAGCGACGGCAGCTCGGATTTGTTCGAGATCGAGGACGTTTCCGGAAGCATCTACTCGGTTCTAGAAGGCGCGGACGCCGCCGCCGACAACGAGCCGAGCTGCGTAATGAGCCCCGCCACGTCGCTGTACGCGCCGAGCGAGGCCTCCATCCAGTGGAGCGTCGTCACCGCCAGTGCGGCCGATTTCTCGTCCGCGCTGTCGGAGTTCAACGACGACAGCGTCAGCGTCGCCGCGGCGGCGGCGAAACCGAGGGCTAATAGCAACCAAGGGCAGAAGAGTAGGCCTTCTCATGGATTGCTAGGGTGCAAGAGTGTTAAAGCTGTGGATGTTGCTAATGAGAATGTGTGTGTTAAGGTTAAGAACAAAAccctaattaattaa